Proteins found in one Amycolatopsis umgeniensis genomic segment:
- a CDS encoding AAA family ATPase has product MTRQRLTSIEIEGFTSIRSARVELGAMNVLIGANGAGKSNFVQAFELLGRISEDLLNLFVGRNGGASALLNDAVDTLRISLKLEAPPNSYQAHLAAAPGEELIFDEEVISYHGPDHDQPWTKSIGRGHRESRLNDVVEDRGTKSVASHITELLQGCRVYHFHDTSFDAPVKRLTPTADDLALRPDAGNIAAVLLRLRDSENRADKVAYRRIVGAIRLVAPFFRDFVLQPDSTDRILLRWQRQNSETVFSANQMSDGTLRFVCLATLLLQPELPALVVLDEPELGLHPVAIVQLADMLRLASTRSQVLIATQSVTLMNQFSAEDLIVVEQRDGNSVFTRPNQAALENWLDEYSLGELWEKNIIGGQPGSLGSVLDA; this is encoded by the coding sequence ATGACCCGACAGCGGTTGACGTCGATCGAGATCGAGGGCTTCACCTCGATCCGTTCGGCGCGCGTCGAACTGGGCGCGATGAACGTGCTGATCGGTGCGAACGGCGCGGGCAAGAGCAACTTCGTCCAGGCCTTCGAGTTGTTGGGAAGGATCAGCGAAGACCTGTTGAACCTGTTCGTGGGACGCAACGGTGGTGCGTCCGCGCTGCTCAACGACGCCGTCGACACCCTGCGGATCAGCCTCAAACTGGAGGCCCCGCCCAACAGCTATCAAGCCCATTTGGCGGCGGCGCCCGGCGAAGAACTGATCTTCGACGAAGAAGTGATTTCGTACCATGGCCCTGACCATGACCAGCCGTGGACGAAATCGATCGGCCGCGGGCATCGGGAGAGCCGCCTCAACGACGTGGTCGAGGATCGCGGTACGAAGTCGGTGGCTTCGCACATCACCGAATTGCTCCAAGGCTGCCGCGTCTATCACTTCCACGACACCAGCTTCGACGCGCCGGTGAAGCGGTTGACTCCGACCGCGGACGATCTCGCGCTGCGGCCGGACGCGGGGAACATCGCCGCGGTTCTGCTGCGACTGCGGGACAGCGAAAACCGGGCGGACAAGGTCGCGTACCGCCGGATCGTCGGCGCGATCCGGCTGGTCGCGCCGTTCTTCCGTGACTTCGTCCTCCAGCCGGACAGTACCGACCGCATCCTCCTCCGCTGGCAGCGGCAGAATTCCGAAACCGTCTTCTCGGCGAATCAGATGTCCGACGGCACACTGCGTTTCGTCTGCTTGGCCACGTTGTTGCTTCAGCCGGAGCTTCCCGCCCTCGTCGTCCTCGACGAGCCGGAACTCGGCCTGCACCCGGTGGCCATCGTTCAGCTGGCGGACATGCTGCGCTTGGCTTCGACCCGCAGTCAGGTCCTGATCGCGACTCAGTCGGTGACGCTGATGAACCAGTTCTCCGCAGAGGACCTGATCGTCGTCGAACAGCGAGACGGGAACTCGGTCTTCACCCGGCCGAACCAGGCAGCCCTGGAGAACTGGCTCGACGAATACTCGCTCGGCGAACTCTGGGAGAAGAACATCATCGGCGGTCAGCCGGGATCGCTGGGCAGCGTTCTCGATGCCTGA
- a CDS encoding NAD(P)H-binding protein — translation MRVVIAGGHGQIALKLEKLLAERGDQAVGIVRNPDHVADLEAIGAEAVVLDLEKSDVDAVAKVLDGADAAIFAAGAGPGSGTARKDTVDRAAAELFAAASERAGARRHIQVGSMGADKWETADVPDDFRIYLKAKKAAEDDLRARDLEWTILRPGQLTDDEGTGEILIAESTGRGPIPRQDVAAVLIALLDNPSTAGRVLEAISGDTAISQAVSAL, via the coding sequence ATGCGAGTCGTCATTGCGGGTGGACACGGACAGATCGCGCTGAAACTGGAGAAACTCCTCGCCGAGCGCGGTGATCAGGCGGTCGGGATCGTGCGCAATCCCGATCACGTCGCCGACCTCGAGGCGATCGGTGCCGAAGCCGTCGTCCTCGATCTGGAAAAGTCCGATGTGGACGCCGTGGCCAAGGTGCTCGACGGTGCCGATGCGGCGATCTTCGCCGCGGGAGCCGGGCCCGGCAGTGGCACCGCTCGCAAGGACACTGTGGACAGAGCCGCCGCGGAACTCTTCGCGGCGGCCTCCGAACGAGCGGGCGCGCGGCGGCATATCCAGGTCGGCTCCATGGGGGCCGACAAATGGGAGACCGCGGACGTCCCGGACGATTTCCGGATCTACCTCAAGGCCAAGAAAGCGGCCGAGGACGATCTTCGCGCCCGCGATCTCGAGTGGACGATCCTGCGGCCGGGGCAGCTCACCGACGACGAAGGCACCGGCGAGATCCTGATCGCCGAATCCACCGGACGCGGACCCATTCCCCGTCAGGACGTCGCCGCTGTCCTCATCGCGTTGCTCGACAACCCGTCGACCGCGGGACGCGTCCTCGAAGCGATCTCGGGTGACACTGCTATCTCTCAGGCTGTTTCCGCGCTCTGA
- a CDS encoding ribose-phosphate diphosphokinase, translating into MREDIAVFSGSAHPELAEEICTHLGVPLHPVRVQRFANDCLEVQLEANCRERDVFLIQPLVRPVQENLVELLLMLDAARGASAKRITVVMPHYSYARSDKKDAPRISIGGRLVADLMATAGADRVLAMTLHSPQVHGFFSVPVDHLHALQELAAHFRQYDLSATTVVSPDLGNAKEAAHFARLLGVQVAAGAKQRFADDRVEISSVIGEITGRDVIVLDDEIAKGSTVIELLSKLRELKPRSIRVACTHGLFSSGALKRIGGQPDVLEVVCTNTVPIPPEEQGPKLKVLSIAPALAEAMRRIHNGESVSALFDPA; encoded by the coding sequence TTGCGCGAGGACATCGCGGTCTTCAGCGGTAGCGCACATCCCGAGCTCGCCGAAGAGATCTGTACTCATCTCGGTGTCCCGCTGCATCCCGTGCGGGTGCAGCGGTTCGCCAACGACTGTCTCGAAGTCCAGCTCGAGGCGAACTGCCGCGAGCGCGACGTCTTCCTGATCCAGCCGCTGGTGCGGCCGGTGCAGGAAAACCTCGTCGAGCTGCTGCTGATGCTGGACGCCGCGCGGGGCGCGTCGGCGAAGCGGATCACCGTCGTCATGCCGCACTATTCGTATGCCCGTTCGGACAAAAAGGACGCGCCGCGGATCTCGATCGGCGGCCGTCTCGTCGCGGACCTCATGGCGACCGCCGGCGCCGATCGCGTCCTCGCGATGACACTGCATTCGCCGCAGGTGCACGGCTTCTTCAGCGTCCCGGTCGATCATCTGCACGCCCTGCAGGAGCTGGCCGCGCACTTCCGCCAGTACGACCTCTCCGCGACGACGGTGGTCTCGCCGGATCTCGGCAACGCCAAGGAGGCCGCGCATTTCGCCCGGCTGCTCGGAGTCCAGGTCGCCGCGGGCGCGAAGCAGCGCTTCGCCGACGACAGGGTCGAGATCAGCTCGGTGATCGGTGAGATCACCGGTCGCGACGTGATCGTCCTCGACGACGAGATCGCCAAGGGCAGCACGGTGATCGAGCTGCTTTCCAAACTGCGGGAGCTGAAGCCGCGCTCGATCCGCGTCGCCTGTACGCACGGGTTGTTCTCCAGCGGCGCGCTGAAGCGGATCGGCGGCCAGCCGGACGTGCTGGAGGTCGTCTGCACGAATACGGTGCCGATCCCGCCGGAGGAGCAGGGCCCGAAGCTGAAGGTCCTGTCGATCGCGCCCGCGCTGGCGGAGGCGATGCGGAGGATCCACAACGGCGAGTCGGTCAGCGCGCTGTTCGATCCCGCTTAA
- a CDS encoding HpcH/HpaI aldolase/citrate lyase family protein: MRSPKDFFAPLAVGAPEPLRQIPVPPSRMIHFFDPGNEKMAAKVPDLAKKVDVLLGNLEDAVRADRKVAARNGLVSIAKATDLGKTQLWTRVNSLDSPWVLDDLITLVTEIGDKLDVIMVPKVEGAQDIHYVDRLLAQLEARAGLTKPLLVHAILETASGVANVEEIAGASPRMQGISLGPADLAASRRMKTTRVGGGHPGYLVRTDPVGEDLNEGRTTYQQDLWHYTVARMVDACAANGILPYYGPFGDIRDVVACEDQFRNAFLLGCVGAWSLHPVQIDIAKKVFSPSPEDVAWARRVIAAMGDGTGAVMIDGKMQDDASVKQCRVVAELADALAADDPELAAAYDAAGKETSA, from the coding sequence ATGCGTTCGCCGAAGGATTTCTTCGCCCCGCTCGCGGTGGGGGCGCCGGAACCGCTCCGCCAGATCCCCGTGCCTCCTTCGCGGATGATCCACTTCTTCGACCCCGGCAACGAAAAGATGGCGGCCAAGGTCCCGGACCTCGCCAAGAAGGTCGACGTCCTGCTCGGGAATCTCGAGGACGCCGTGCGCGCCGACCGCAAGGTGGCCGCGCGGAACGGGCTGGTCTCCATCGCGAAGGCGACCGACCTCGGCAAGACGCAGCTGTGGACCCGCGTCAACAGCCTCGACTCGCCGTGGGTGCTCGACGACCTGATCACGCTGGTCACCGAGATCGGCGACAAACTCGACGTGATCATGGTGCCGAAGGTCGAAGGCGCGCAGGACATCCACTACGTCGACAGGCTCCTCGCGCAGCTCGAAGCGCGGGCGGGACTGACGAAACCGCTGCTGGTGCACGCGATCCTGGAAACCGCCAGCGGCGTCGCGAACGTCGAGGAGATCGCCGGCGCGAGCCCCCGGATGCAGGGCATCTCGCTCGGCCCGGCCGACCTCGCCGCGAGCCGCCGGATGAAGACCACCCGGGTGGGTGGCGGGCACCCCGGTTACCTGGTGCGCACCGATCCGGTCGGTGAAGACCTGAACGAGGGACGCACGACGTATCAGCAGGACCTGTGGCACTACACCGTCGCGCGGATGGTCGACGCCTGCGCGGCGAACGGGATCCTGCCGTATTACGGGCCGTTCGGCGACATCCGCGACGTCGTGGCCTGCGAAGACCAGTTCCGCAACGCGTTCCTGCTCGGCTGCGTGGGTGCCTGGAGCCTGCACCCGGTGCAGATCGACATCGCCAAGAAGGTGTTCTCGCCTTCCCCTGAAGACGTGGCTTGGGCGCGGCGCGTGATCGCCGCGATGGGTGACGGCACCGGTGCCGTGATGATCGACGGGAAGATGCAGGACGACGCCTCGGTGAAGCAGTGCCGGGTGGTCGCCGAACTCGCCGACGCCCTGGCCGCCGACGACCCCGAACTCGCCGCCGCCTACGACGCGGCCGGTAAGGAGACTTCCGCATGA
- a CDS encoding protein kinase domain-containing protein, whose translation MDDWALPGFTEMGSLGEGGFGRVVLARHDESAQVVAIKYLYTRFAADPRRLAEFRHEAQVLSRVSGPHIARLHQFVETPQGAAIIMEAVHGISLKEILGRQEKLEPEAALAILKGSLLGLAGAHAAGTVHRDYKPANVLVTREGQSKLVDFGIAVLAGQAGVAAGTPAYMAPEQWAGGIATPATDVYAATCVFFQCVAGHKPYEAEQTEVLRTLHEYAPIPFGEVPEPVRDLIARGMAKDVAQRPSGAAEFVAELESSARKAYGEDWERNGWHWLAKGAGVLVALSPLALLGAGTAAAPVIAGGAAGGVAATTGGGIALGLKVTAAIAAVTAAAVGTVVVVNSGDDPAPPSTTTLAAMKVDLLTRTEKLNGFDYNGKYVRISGLKDKAVEERVNKALMAPIDEWLTSVWAPGNPPEKEPDGDIPHMSTTAEVLRQDDKLLSVVYERSVDTVQLGNHGSYDVRTLVIDLSGGDVISTAHLFDDVEGNAERMLKLENTFYASAKPGECLAEPPSRPEHLPARSMSGPNAEDRSIVQAAPATSGMVFYVSAYVLGYAMACSPTTVTVPYDRLVDLLSPQVKQLLGGTSAQRTKEADVGAFTLTTPETWKLLSSATPERQLVTADQCTGPQCANVLFSDNSRVDPATPAYEPGKPYNRSTGPRPCPSLGASAETQGSPVLQMKELRPIGTKKAAYEEWRLTCSGGGTVTQRVWFLPKTQLVIVDEWNTPGLDKILEEARWQ comes from the coding sequence GTGGACGACTGGGCCTTGCCGGGTTTCACCGAGATGGGGTCGCTGGGCGAAGGCGGATTCGGGCGTGTCGTACTGGCGCGCCACGATGAATCCGCCCAGGTCGTGGCCATCAAATACCTGTACACGCGGTTCGCGGCCGACCCGCGGCGGCTGGCCGAATTCCGCCACGAGGCGCAGGTCCTGAGCCGCGTTTCGGGGCCTCATATCGCCCGTCTGCACCAGTTCGTGGAGACCCCACAAGGTGCCGCCATCATCATGGAAGCGGTTCACGGAATCTCCCTGAAAGAGATCCTCGGCCGCCAGGAGAAGCTCGAGCCCGAGGCCGCGCTGGCCATCCTCAAGGGCTCGCTGCTCGGCCTCGCCGGCGCCCACGCCGCGGGCACCGTCCACCGCGACTACAAACCGGCCAACGTCCTGGTCACCCGCGAAGGTCAAAGCAAGCTCGTCGACTTCGGCATCGCCGTGCTCGCCGGGCAGGCCGGGGTCGCCGCGGGCACGCCCGCGTACATGGCGCCCGAGCAGTGGGCGGGCGGGATCGCCACCCCCGCGACCGACGTCTACGCCGCGACCTGCGTGTTCTTCCAGTGCGTCGCCGGGCACAAGCCGTACGAGGCCGAGCAGACCGAAGTGCTGCGCACGCTGCACGAATACGCGCCGATCCCGTTCGGCGAGGTCCCCGAGCCGGTCCGCGACCTCATCGCGCGCGGAATGGCGAAGGACGTCGCCCAGCGGCCGTCGGGAGCGGCCGAGTTCGTCGCCGAACTGGAGTCGTCCGCGCGGAAGGCGTACGGCGAAGACTGGGAGCGCAACGGCTGGCATTGGCTCGCCAAGGGCGCCGGTGTGCTGGTCGCCCTGTCCCCGCTGGCCCTGCTCGGAGCCGGGACGGCCGCCGCGCCGGTCATCGCGGGCGGAGCGGCGGGCGGTGTCGCGGCGACCACCGGCGGCGGGATCGCGCTCGGCCTGAAGGTGACCGCCGCGATCGCCGCCGTCACCGCGGCCGCCGTCGGCACGGTCGTCGTGGTCAACTCCGGTGACGACCCGGCGCCACCGAGCACGACGACGCTCGCCGCGATGAAGGTCGACCTCCTCACCCGCACCGAGAAGCTCAACGGCTTCGACTACAACGGCAAGTACGTCCGGATCAGCGGACTGAAGGACAAGGCCGTCGAGGAGCGGGTCAACAAGGCGCTGATGGCGCCCATCGACGAGTGGCTCACGAGCGTCTGGGCGCCGGGCAACCCGCCGGAGAAGGAACCCGACGGCGACATCCCGCACATGTCCACCACGGCCGAAGTACTGCGTCAGGACGACAAGCTGCTTTCGGTCGTCTACGAACGCTCGGTCGATACGGTGCAGCTCGGGAATCACGGCTCCTACGACGTCCGCACCCTCGTGATCGACCTGTCGGGCGGCGACGTGATCTCGACGGCGCACCTGTTCGACGACGTCGAGGGCAACGCCGAGCGGATGCTGAAACTGGAAAACACGTTCTACGCCTCGGCCAAACCGGGCGAGTGCCTCGCCGAGCCGCCGTCGCGGCCGGAGCATCTCCCCGCGCGGTCGATGTCGGGCCCGAACGCCGAAGACCGCTCGATCGTGCAAGCGGCACCCGCGACGAGCGGGATGGTCTTCTACGTCAGCGCTTACGTGCTCGGGTACGCGATGGCCTGCAGTCCGACGACGGTCACCGTGCCCTACGACCGCCTGGTCGATTTGCTGAGTCCCCAGGTCAAGCAGCTGCTCGGCGGCACATCGGCGCAACGGACCAAAGAGGCCGACGTCGGTGCCTTCACCCTCACCACGCCGGAAACGTGGAAGCTGCTGTCCAGTGCGACGCCCGAGCGTCAGCTGGTGACGGCGGACCAGTGCACGGGGCCTCAATGCGCGAACGTCCTTTTCAGCGACAACTCGCGGGTCGACCCGGCCACTCCGGCATATGAACCGGGCAAGCCGTACAACCGCTCGACCGGGCCGCGCCCGTGTCCTTCCCTCGGGGCATCCGCCGAAACGCAGGGCTCGCCCGTCCTGCAGATGAAGGAGCTCCGGCCGATCGGGACGAAGAAGGCCGCCTACGAGGAATGGCGGCTCACGTGCTCCGGCGGCGGGACAGTCACCCAGCGGGTGTGGTTCCTGCCGAAAACGCAGCTCGTGATCGTGGACGAATGGAACACTCCAGGCCTCGACAAGATCCTGGAAGAGGCGCGGTGGCAGTGA
- a CDS encoding HpcH/HpaI aldolase/citrate lyase family protein, whose protein sequence is MNPRRSVLYMPGANERALEKAKTLDADALILDLEDAVAPDAKEAARERVCAAASSKEYGKREVTIRVNGLDTEWHDADLRAAAQAGPAAIVVPKVNSAAEVHNIERALELGGAPEHTKIWAMVETPVAMLHAEEIASASERLTVLVMGTNDLAKELHAEFVPGRAPLLGGLSLALLAARATGKAILDGVYNDVKDLEGFEAECLQGRQFGFDGKTLIHPTQLEPCNRIFAPSEKEIERSRKIISAFEEAQAAGQGVVTVDGRMIENLHVDNARRILALAEAIGT, encoded by the coding sequence ATGAATCCCCGACGTTCCGTCCTCTACATGCCCGGCGCCAACGAAAGAGCGCTGGAAAAGGCGAAGACGCTCGACGCGGACGCGCTCATCCTCGACCTCGAAGACGCCGTCGCGCCCGACGCGAAAGAAGCCGCCCGTGAGCGGGTCTGCGCCGCCGCTTCGTCGAAGGAGTACGGCAAACGCGAGGTGACCATCCGCGTGAACGGCCTCGACACCGAATGGCACGACGCCGACCTCCGCGCCGCCGCGCAGGCGGGTCCGGCCGCGATCGTGGTCCCGAAGGTGAACTCCGCCGCCGAGGTGCACAACATCGAGCGCGCGCTGGAACTCGGCGGCGCGCCGGAGCACACGAAAATCTGGGCGATGGTCGAAACCCCGGTCGCGATGCTGCACGCCGAGGAGATCGCGTCGGCGTCCGAACGGCTGACCGTGCTGGTCATGGGCACGAACGACCTCGCGAAGGAACTGCACGCCGAGTTCGTCCCCGGCCGCGCGCCGCTGCTGGGCGGGCTTTCGCTGGCGCTGTTGGCCGCGCGGGCGACCGGCAAGGCGATCCTCGACGGCGTCTACAACGACGTGAAGGACCTCGAAGGCTTCGAGGCGGAATGCCTGCAAGGGCGCCAGTTCGGCTTCGACGGCAAGACGTTGATCCACCCGACGCAACTGGAGCCGTGCAACCGGATCTTCGCGCCGTCCGAGAAGGAGATCGAGCGGTCGCGCAAGATCATCTCTGCGTTCGAGGAGGCCCAGGCGGCCGGGCAGGGCGTCGTGACCGTGGACGGGCGGATGATCGAAAACCTGCACGTGGACAACGCGCGGCGGATCCTGGCGCTCGCCGAGGCGATCGGCACCTGA
- a CDS encoding serine/threonine-protein kinase, whose translation MNDEWRLPGFTEIEQLGTGTFGRVVLARQENTGHVVAIKYLFSRFAAEPAYLDAFRQEALALHRVVSPHVVKLYEFFETPQGAAIVMEAINGVSLRSVLQADGALEPEAALAVLKGSLLGLAAAHSVNVVHRDYKPGNVLVADTGESKLVDFGTAVLAGERGPSVGTPAYMAPEQWSGGQATPATDVYAATCVFFQCVAGHRPYQADDTEVLRTLHEHAPIPFGEVPQPVHEIVALGMAKDPSKRPVDALMFVAELERVARAGYGEDWERKGWSRLAKATGLLVAVTPLALLGAGTAAAPGVAAAGTGAVAASTGGIAAGLKVAIGVVAATAAVVGSVVVFSDASTPPPSPPTSQQAVALKVAMKTRTGTVPGTNLPYRGDFPEVTGSPDQIWLKRVNDALTAPIDEWNRKTGPGAAKLEPERGPYALLTKAEVRSQNERYLSVRYTHDLENKPHPTWSYGRATVTIDLKEGRALTPAELFAPGAFSDDGLGKLAERIWPDQEQCGPVNAPFPYRPLKAADLTDDRKVWLAFTPAAVEITASLTDLGFSTACGVQDYTLPYDKVADLLNPDLVAGVTGGKPLKGTAPAQGFIDVPVGALTLHLPPDWSVRAQGLEKVLVAPGCPDPKKYFNCKYVLVTDNTKESAEQPTYRPGGFYRRSAGGRACNAAGRKDLRQEGDAARTTSATAPVGGATATYEEWTVQCVPRGQSGGAGEISVTQRIWFLAEKQIVVMDEWRTPGVDELLRSATVG comes from the coding sequence GTGAATGACGAGTGGAGACTGCCTGGCTTCACCGAGATCGAGCAGCTGGGGACGGGAACCTTCGGCCGTGTGGTGCTCGCGCGCCAGGAAAACACCGGCCACGTCGTCGCGATCAAGTACCTCTTCTCCCGCTTCGCCGCCGAGCCCGCCTATCTCGACGCGTTCCGTCAGGAGGCGCTGGCGCTGCACCGCGTCGTGAGCCCGCACGTCGTGAAGCTGTACGAGTTCTTCGAGACGCCGCAGGGCGCGGCGATCGTGATGGAGGCGATCAACGGCGTCTCCCTGCGTTCGGTGCTCCAGGCCGACGGCGCCCTCGAACCCGAAGCCGCGCTCGCGGTGCTCAAGGGTTCCTTGCTCGGGCTGGCCGCGGCGCACTCCGTCAACGTCGTGCACCGGGACTACAAACCGGGCAACGTCCTCGTCGCCGACACCGGCGAGAGCAAACTGGTCGACTTCGGCACGGCCGTCCTCGCCGGCGAACGCGGCCCGTCCGTCGGCACCCCGGCGTACATGGCGCCCGAGCAGTGGTCGGGCGGACAGGCCACTCCCGCGACCGACGTCTACGCCGCGACCTGCGTGTTCTTCCAGTGCGTCGCCGGGCACCGCCCGTATCAGGCCGACGACACCGAAGTGCTCCGCACGCTGCACGAACACGCGCCGATCCCGTTCGGCGAAGTCCCCCAGCCGGTGCACGAGATCGTCGCGTTGGGGATGGCGAAGGACCCGTCGAAACGGCCGGTCGACGCGCTCATGTTCGTCGCGGAGCTGGAACGCGTCGCCCGTGCGGGTTACGGCGAAGACTGGGAACGCAAGGGCTGGTCACGGCTGGCGAAGGCGACCGGCCTCCTCGTCGCGGTGACGCCGCTGGCCCTGCTCGGGGCGGGGACGGCGGCCGCGCCCGGGGTCGCCGCCGCCGGAACGGGCGCGGTGGCCGCGTCGACCGGCGGGATCGCGGCCGGGCTGAAGGTCGCCATCGGCGTCGTCGCGGCGACGGCCGCGGTGGTCGGCTCGGTGGTCGTCTTCTCCGACGCGAGCACGCCACCGCCTTCGCCGCCGACCAGTCAGCAGGCCGTCGCGCTCAAGGTCGCCATGAAAACCCGCACGGGCACGGTGCCCGGCACGAACCTGCCCTACCGCGGCGACTTCCCGGAGGTCACCGGGTCACCCGATCAGATCTGGCTGAAGCGGGTCAACGACGCGCTGACGGCGCCGATCGACGAGTGGAACCGCAAGACCGGCCCCGGCGCCGCCAAACTGGAGCCGGAACGCGGCCCGTACGCCCTCCTCACGAAGGCCGAAGTGCGCTCGCAGAACGAGCGGTACCTCTCGGTGCGCTACACGCACGATCTCGAGAACAAACCGCATCCGACCTGGAGTTACGGTCGCGCCACGGTGACCATCGACCTGAAGGAGGGCAGGGCGCTCACCCCCGCCGAACTGTTCGCCCCCGGGGCCTTTTCGGACGACGGCCTGGGAAAGCTCGCCGAGCGGATCTGGCCCGATCAGGAGCAGTGCGGACCCGTCAACGCCCCGTTCCCGTACCGGCCCCTCAAGGCGGCGGACCTCACCGACGACCGCAAGGTGTGGCTCGCCTTCACCCCGGCGGCCGTCGAGATCACCGCCAGTCTGACCGACCTCGGCTTCTCCACCGCCTGCGGCGTCCAGGACTACACGCTGCCCTACGACAAGGTGGCCGATCTCCTGAACCCCGACCTCGTCGCGGGCGTGACAGGCGGGAAACCGCTGAAAGGCACCGCGCCCGCGCAGGGATTCATCGATGTCCCGGTCGGCGCGCTGACACTGCACCTGCCGCCGGACTGGTCCGTGCGGGCACAGGGGCTGGAGAAGGTGCTCGTCGCCCCGGGCTGCCCGGACCCGAAGAAATACTTCAACTGCAAGTACGTCCTCGTCACGGACAACACGAAGGAATCCGCGGAGCAGCCGACATACCGGCCCGGGGGTTTCTACCGGCGCAGCGCGGGCGGCCGGGCCTGCAACGCCGCCGGCCGCAAGGACCTCCGCCAAGAGGGTGACGCGGCGCGGACGACTTCCGCCACCGCACCGGTGGGCGGGGCGACGGCGACCTATGAGGAGTGGACGGTCCAGTGTGTTCCTCGTGGACAGAGCGGTGGAGCCGGCGAGATCTCGGTGACACAGAGGATCTGGTTCCTTGCGGAGAAGCAGATCGTCGTGATGGACGAATGGCGCACACCCGGGGTCGATGAGCTTCTCCGGTCGGCGACCGTCGGATGA
- a CDS encoding DUF4276 family protein yields the protein MPDQKRLHLLVEGQTEATVVRDVLSGHFQRQGWFLTYSTVRTHTSSKTYRGGVTSWPKLRREIKELLASAHLTTLTTLFDYYGFPVDAPGMDTRPPGTSTAKVEHVEEALKADIGDHRFVPHLVQHELESWVFAAGDQLADLRDDSAVAERIKQDCAEAGGPELVNDDPKNAPSKRLARYCPGYVKTLEGPLAIADLGVEGLKAQCPHFASWLAKVGSRA from the coding sequence ATGCCTGATCAAAAGCGTCTGCACCTGTTGGTGGAAGGACAGACCGAGGCGACCGTCGTCCGCGACGTGCTCTCCGGCCACTTTCAGCGTCAAGGTTGGTTCCTCACCTACTCGACTGTCCGCACTCATACGTCGTCCAAGACCTATCGAGGTGGCGTCACGTCGTGGCCGAAGCTACGACGGGAGATCAAGGAACTGCTCGCCAGTGCACACCTCACCACGCTGACGACGCTGTTCGACTACTACGGCTTTCCCGTCGACGCGCCTGGGATGGACACCCGCCCGCCGGGAACCTCCACCGCCAAGGTCGAACACGTCGAAGAAGCGTTGAAAGCCGATATAGGCGACCATCGGTTCGTCCCCCATCTCGTGCAACACGAACTGGAGTCGTGGGTGTTCGCCGCCGGAGACCAGCTCGCGGACCTTCGTGACGATTCCGCCGTGGCCGAGCGGATCAAGCAGGACTGTGCTGAAGCAGGTGGGCCGGAACTCGTCAACGACGACCCGAAGAACGCGCCCTCGAAGCGCCTCGCGAGGTACTGCCCTGGTTACGTGAAGACGCTCGAAGGCCCGCTGGCGATCGCTGACCTGGGTGTTGAAGGTTTGAAGGCTCAGTGTCCGCACTTCGCCTCCTGGCTGGCCAAGGTCGGCTCCAGGGCCTGA